One genomic region from Salvia hispanica cultivar TCC Black 2014 chromosome 2, UniMelb_Shisp_WGS_1.0, whole genome shotgun sequence encodes:
- the LOC125208016 gene encoding two-component response regulator-like APRR5 isoform X2 gives MEHDICKNIPVIMMSSYDSVSIVYKCMLRGAADFLVKPIRKNELRNLWQHVWRKQVQSSGAGLGPPDESVAQQKIEATAENNGTSNQSSQQKIEATAENNATSNHSSGYMACVQRNRECIEKGTDAQSSCTKPELETEGPDVEHVHSLLQPKTNKCLSDNVNTYVLKERQEESRRTRAHDNEAGGLQIVASMDVNYGNTQGQDKNPSLEQVNVTGQGSENNHVREAIDLIGAFSNCCKGTLASPASNTSTNKFDILPLLDLSLRRSHPSGSVNQVNDETRRINHSDASAFSRYVNKPLQRRNSTSRSTCNQQKDLGTNSEKQQSNHTPEYTSDAHGSRISSQKYASVTGTRTGLPETPFCYPQLRENSQPIPARGVGFENVINGFGAVMPQMYSAQSGLSPLPSPGAASHKQSFAYLNHQADHQPTNSQSFRDLLDQRVSCTMEQTDNKQGQKHKTFEDRGHFSFANDQSPNSGCYNGYTSHHQSIGSGAIGQINSISVVDATSDAASEEGAQVHESDSSRSMQREVALTKFRLKRKERCFEKKVRYESRRKLAEQRPRVKGQFVRQVPDDAQPGS, from the exons ATGGAGCAtgatatttgtaaaaatattcCAGTGATAA TGATGTCTTCATATGACTCTGTCAGTATAGTTTACAAATGCATGTTGAGAGGTGCAGCTGATTTTCTTGTAAAGCCTATCAGGAAAAATGAGCTCAGGAACTTGTGGCAGCATGTGTGGAGGAAACAAGTT CAATCAAGTGGTGCTGGCCTTGGACCTCCAGATGAGAGCGTGGCGCAACAGAAGATTGAAGCTACAGCTGAGAACAATGGTACTAGTAATCAATCAAGTCAACAGAAAATTGAAGCCACGGCTGAGAACAATGCTACAAGTAATCATTCAAGTGGTTATATGGCATGTGTTCAGAGAAATAGGGAGTGCATCGAGAAAGGAACTGATGCCCAG AGTTCATGCACGAAGCCGGAGCTGGAAACTGAAGGACCAGATGTTGAGCATGTACATTCTCTCTTACAGCCAAAAACTAACAAATGTCTTTCAGACAACGTAAATACTTATGTGCTCAAAGAACGTCAAGAAGAAAGCAGAAGAACAAGAGCGCATGATAATGAGGCTGGAG GGTTGCAGATTGTGGCTAGCATGGATGTTAACTATGGAAACACACAAGGACAGGACAAGAACCCTTCTTTGGAACAAGTTAATGTCACTGGTCAGGGTTCTGAGAATAATCATGTCAGAGaggctattgacttaattggAGCTTTTAGTAACTGTTGTAAAGGAACTTTGGCCAGTCCCGCCTCAAATACCAGCACAAACAAGTTTGATATTTTGCCCCTGTTGGATCTGTCTCTGAGAAGATCTCATCCTAGTGGCTCGGTGAATCAAGTAAACGATGAAACCCGCAGGATAAACCATTCGGATGCATCAGCATTTTCTCG GTATGTCAACAAGCCATTGCAGCGAAGAAACTCCACATCTCGAAGCACATGTAATCAACAGAAAGACCTTGGGACCAATTCGGAGAAACAACAATCTAATCATACCCCTGAGTATACTTCCGATGCACATGGTTCAAGAATAAGCTCACAGAAATATGCTTCCGTGACTGGGACCCGGACTGGACTACCCGAAACTCCATTTTGCTACCCTCAGCTAAGAGAAAATTCTCAACCAATTCCAGCTAGAGGTGTAGGATTTGAAAATGTGATCAACGGATTTGGTGCTGTGATGCCTCAAATGTATTCTGCACAATCTGGCCTGTCACCTTTGCCGAGTCCCGGTGCAGCTAGCCACAAACAGTCTTTTGCTTATTTGAATCATCAAGCAGACCATCAGCCCACAAATTCTCAGAGTTTTCGTGACCTTCTTGATCAAAGGGTCAGCTGTACCATGGAGCAAACTGATAATAAACAAGGCCAGAAGCATAAAACTTTTGAGGATAGAGGACACTTTTCTTTTGCCAATGATCAGAGTCCTAACAGTGGTTGCTATAATGGCTATACAAGCCACCATCAGAGCATAGGTTCTGGTGCCATTGGCCAGATTAATTCTATCTCAGTTGTCGATGCCACATCAGATGCTGCTAGTGAAGAGGGAGCCCAAGTTCATGAGAGTGATTCAAGTCGGTCCATGCAAAGAGAAGTGGCTCTAACAAAATTTAGACTGAAGAGGAAGGAGAGATGCTTTGAGAAGAAG GTGCGCTATGAAAGCAGGAGGAAGCTGGCTGAGCAGCGTCCTCGTGTGAAAGGGCAGTTTGTGCGACAAGTACCTGATGATGCTCAACCAGGAAGCTGA
- the LOC125208016 gene encoding two-component response regulator-like APRR5 isoform X3 yields the protein MGVMSSYDSVSIVYKCMLRGAADFLVKPIRKNELRNLWQHVWRKQVQSSGAGLGPPDESVAQQKIEATAENNGTSNQSSQQKIEATAENNATSNHSSGYMACVQRNRECIEKGTDAQSSCTKPELETEGPDVEHVHSLLQPKTNKCLSDNVNTYVLKERQEESRRTRAHDNEAGGLQIVASMDVNYGNTQGQDKNPSLEQVNVTGQGSENNHVREAIDLIGAFSNCCKGTLASPASNTSTNKFDILPLLDLSLRRSHPSGSVNQVNDETRRINHSDASAFSRYVNKPLQRRNSTSRSTCNQQKDLGTNSEKQQSNHTPEYTSDAHGSRISSQKYASVTGTRTGLPETPFCYPQLRENSQPIPARGVGFENVINGFGAVMPQMYSAQSGLSPLPSPGAASHKQSFAYLNHQADHQPTNSQSFRDLLDQRVSCTMEQTDNKQGQKHKTFEDRGHFSFANDQSPNSGCYNGYTSHHQSIGSGAIGQINSISVVDATSDAASEEGAQVHESDSSRSMQREVALTKFRLKRKERCFEKKVRYESRRKLAEQRPRVKGQFVRQVPDDAQPGS from the exons ATGGGAG TGATGTCTTCATATGACTCTGTCAGTATAGTTTACAAATGCATGTTGAGAGGTGCAGCTGATTTTCTTGTAAAGCCTATCAGGAAAAATGAGCTCAGGAACTTGTGGCAGCATGTGTGGAGGAAACAAGTT CAATCAAGTGGTGCTGGCCTTGGACCTCCAGATGAGAGCGTGGCGCAACAGAAGATTGAAGCTACAGCTGAGAACAATGGTACTAGTAATCAATCAAGTCAACAGAAAATTGAAGCCACGGCTGAGAACAATGCTACAAGTAATCATTCAAGTGGTTATATGGCATGTGTTCAGAGAAATAGGGAGTGCATCGAGAAAGGAACTGATGCCCAG AGTTCATGCACGAAGCCGGAGCTGGAAACTGAAGGACCAGATGTTGAGCATGTACATTCTCTCTTACAGCCAAAAACTAACAAATGTCTTTCAGACAACGTAAATACTTATGTGCTCAAAGAACGTCAAGAAGAAAGCAGAAGAACAAGAGCGCATGATAATGAGGCTGGAG GGTTGCAGATTGTGGCTAGCATGGATGTTAACTATGGAAACACACAAGGACAGGACAAGAACCCTTCTTTGGAACAAGTTAATGTCACTGGTCAGGGTTCTGAGAATAATCATGTCAGAGaggctattgacttaattggAGCTTTTAGTAACTGTTGTAAAGGAACTTTGGCCAGTCCCGCCTCAAATACCAGCACAAACAAGTTTGATATTTTGCCCCTGTTGGATCTGTCTCTGAGAAGATCTCATCCTAGTGGCTCGGTGAATCAAGTAAACGATGAAACCCGCAGGATAAACCATTCGGATGCATCAGCATTTTCTCG GTATGTCAACAAGCCATTGCAGCGAAGAAACTCCACATCTCGAAGCACATGTAATCAACAGAAAGACCTTGGGACCAATTCGGAGAAACAACAATCTAATCATACCCCTGAGTATACTTCCGATGCACATGGTTCAAGAATAAGCTCACAGAAATATGCTTCCGTGACTGGGACCCGGACTGGACTACCCGAAACTCCATTTTGCTACCCTCAGCTAAGAGAAAATTCTCAACCAATTCCAGCTAGAGGTGTAGGATTTGAAAATGTGATCAACGGATTTGGTGCTGTGATGCCTCAAATGTATTCTGCACAATCTGGCCTGTCACCTTTGCCGAGTCCCGGTGCAGCTAGCCACAAACAGTCTTTTGCTTATTTGAATCATCAAGCAGACCATCAGCCCACAAATTCTCAGAGTTTTCGTGACCTTCTTGATCAAAGGGTCAGCTGTACCATGGAGCAAACTGATAATAAACAAGGCCAGAAGCATAAAACTTTTGAGGATAGAGGACACTTTTCTTTTGCCAATGATCAGAGTCCTAACAGTGGTTGCTATAATGGCTATACAAGCCACCATCAGAGCATAGGTTCTGGTGCCATTGGCCAGATTAATTCTATCTCAGTTGTCGATGCCACATCAGATGCTGCTAGTGAAGAGGGAGCCCAAGTTCATGAGAGTGATTCAAGTCGGTCCATGCAAAGAGAAGTGGCTCTAACAAAATTTAGACTGAAGAGGAAGGAGAGATGCTTTGAGAAGAAG GTGCGCTATGAAAGCAGGAGGAAGCTGGCTGAGCAGCGTCCTCGTGTGAAAGGGCAGTTTGTGCGACAAGTACCTGATGATGCTCAACCAGGAAGCTGA
- the LOC125208278 gene encoding NDR1/HIN1-like protein 26, which yields MSIIHEKSPKHCAEKQTTKILNKSKKKLLFCASTFFLCILCLILLCFILHPSNPHFSLTQVDINHLNITSPSPFLNSSINLTLLSTNPNKGIGIYYDGFLLHASYNSQAITLATSVPPFFQDHQHPNLLNASLLGNHHHVVPSLAAEKLPLGFTATGSLRWKVGNWISKRYVFSVDCVTVLPLGRRDSTLLPSKQPTVCSTSF from the coding sequence atgTCCATAATCCATGAGAAATCCCCCAAGCACTGCGCAGAGAagcaaacaacaaaaatactcaACAAATCAAAGAAGAAGCTCTTGTTCTGCGCGTCGACGTTCTTCCTCTGCATCCTCTGCCTCATACTCCTCTGTTTCATCCTACACCCCTCCAATCCCCACTTCTCTCTCACACAAGTTGACATCAATCACCTTAACATAACATCACCATCACCCTTCCTCAACTCCTCCATCAACCTCACTCTCCTATCCACCAACCCTAACAAGGGAATCGGAATCTACTACGACGGATTCCTCCTACACGCTTCCTACAACAGCCAGGCCATCACTCTCGCCACCAGTGTTCCACCATTCTTTCAAGATCATCAACATCCCAACCTCCTCAACGCCTCGTTGCTCGGTAACCACCACCATGTCGTCCCTTCTCTAGCTGCCGAAAAACTGCCGTTGGGTTTCACAGCCACCGGCAGCCTCAGGTGGAAAGTGGGGAATTGGATTTCTAAGAGATATGTTTTCAGTGTAGATTGTGTGACTGTTTTGCCGTTGGGACGTAGAGATTCGACTCTCTTGCCTTCCAAACAACCCACAGTTTGTTCTACTTCGTTCTGA
- the LOC125208016 gene encoding two-component response regulator-like APRR5 isoform X1: MLLLSKRQQFGQVLPSRAMAAVPENDTQQNTMPVAGENLAAAEVAAGSSSLVRWERFLPKLTVRVLLVEADDSTRQIIAALLRKCSYKVAAVSDGLKAWEVLKAKAENIDLILTEVELPSISGYALLTLIMEHDICKNIPVIMMSSYDSVSIVYKCMLRGAADFLVKPIRKNELRNLWQHVWRKQVQSSGAGLGPPDESVAQQKIEATAENNGTSNQSSQQKIEATAENNATSNHSSGYMACVQRNRECIEKGTDAQSSCTKPELETEGPDVEHVHSLLQPKTNKCLSDNVNTYVLKERQEESRRTRAHDNEAGGLQIVASMDVNYGNTQGQDKNPSLEQVNVTGQGSENNHVREAIDLIGAFSNCCKGTLASPASNTSTNKFDILPLLDLSLRRSHPSGSVNQVNDETRRINHSDASAFSRYVNKPLQRRNSTSRSTCNQQKDLGTNSEKQQSNHTPEYTSDAHGSRISSQKYASVTGTRTGLPETPFCYPQLRENSQPIPARGVGFENVINGFGAVMPQMYSAQSGLSPLPSPGAASHKQSFAYLNHQADHQPTNSQSFRDLLDQRVSCTMEQTDNKQGQKHKTFEDRGHFSFANDQSPNSGCYNGYTSHHQSIGSGAIGQINSISVVDATSDAASEEGAQVHESDSSRSMQREVALTKFRLKRKERCFEKKVRYESRRKLAEQRPRVKGQFVRQVPDDAQPGS; encoded by the exons ATGCTTCTCCTCTCAAAGCGCCAACAATTCGGACAAGTTTTGCCGAGTAGAGCGATGGCGGCCGTACCTGAAAACGACACGCAACAGAATACTATGCCTGTCGCCGGCGAAAACCTCGCTGCGGCGGAGGTGGCCGCTGGCAGTTCTTCTCTGGTTAGGTGGGAGAGGTTTCTGCCGAAATTAACCGTTAGAGTATTATTGGTTGAAGCTGATGATTCCACAAGGCAGATTATTGCTGCACTTCTCAGGAAATGCAGCTACAAAG TTGCGGCAGTTTCTGATGGTTTGAAAGCATGGGAGGTATTGAAAGCTAAAGCTGAGAACATTGATCTTATTCTGACAGAAGTTGAATTGCCATCAATCTCTGGATATGCCCTTCTCACTTTAATTATGGAGCAtgatatttgtaaaaatattcCAGTGATAA TGATGTCTTCATATGACTCTGTCAGTATAGTTTACAAATGCATGTTGAGAGGTGCAGCTGATTTTCTTGTAAAGCCTATCAGGAAAAATGAGCTCAGGAACTTGTGGCAGCATGTGTGGAGGAAACAAGTT CAATCAAGTGGTGCTGGCCTTGGACCTCCAGATGAGAGCGTGGCGCAACAGAAGATTGAAGCTACAGCTGAGAACAATGGTACTAGTAATCAATCAAGTCAACAGAAAATTGAAGCCACGGCTGAGAACAATGCTACAAGTAATCATTCAAGTGGTTATATGGCATGTGTTCAGAGAAATAGGGAGTGCATCGAGAAAGGAACTGATGCCCAG AGTTCATGCACGAAGCCGGAGCTGGAAACTGAAGGACCAGATGTTGAGCATGTACATTCTCTCTTACAGCCAAAAACTAACAAATGTCTTTCAGACAACGTAAATACTTATGTGCTCAAAGAACGTCAAGAAGAAAGCAGAAGAACAAGAGCGCATGATAATGAGGCTGGAG GGTTGCAGATTGTGGCTAGCATGGATGTTAACTATGGAAACACACAAGGACAGGACAAGAACCCTTCTTTGGAACAAGTTAATGTCACTGGTCAGGGTTCTGAGAATAATCATGTCAGAGaggctattgacttaattggAGCTTTTAGTAACTGTTGTAAAGGAACTTTGGCCAGTCCCGCCTCAAATACCAGCACAAACAAGTTTGATATTTTGCCCCTGTTGGATCTGTCTCTGAGAAGATCTCATCCTAGTGGCTCGGTGAATCAAGTAAACGATGAAACCCGCAGGATAAACCATTCGGATGCATCAGCATTTTCTCG GTATGTCAACAAGCCATTGCAGCGAAGAAACTCCACATCTCGAAGCACATGTAATCAACAGAAAGACCTTGGGACCAATTCGGAGAAACAACAATCTAATCATACCCCTGAGTATACTTCCGATGCACATGGTTCAAGAATAAGCTCACAGAAATATGCTTCCGTGACTGGGACCCGGACTGGACTACCCGAAACTCCATTTTGCTACCCTCAGCTAAGAGAAAATTCTCAACCAATTCCAGCTAGAGGTGTAGGATTTGAAAATGTGATCAACGGATTTGGTGCTGTGATGCCTCAAATGTATTCTGCACAATCTGGCCTGTCACCTTTGCCGAGTCCCGGTGCAGCTAGCCACAAACAGTCTTTTGCTTATTTGAATCATCAAGCAGACCATCAGCCCACAAATTCTCAGAGTTTTCGTGACCTTCTTGATCAAAGGGTCAGCTGTACCATGGAGCAAACTGATAATAAACAAGGCCAGAAGCATAAAACTTTTGAGGATAGAGGACACTTTTCTTTTGCCAATGATCAGAGTCCTAACAGTGGTTGCTATAATGGCTATACAAGCCACCATCAGAGCATAGGTTCTGGTGCCATTGGCCAGATTAATTCTATCTCAGTTGTCGATGCCACATCAGATGCTGCTAGTGAAGAGGGAGCCCAAGTTCATGAGAGTGATTCAAGTCGGTCCATGCAAAGAGAAGTGGCTCTAACAAAATTTAGACTGAAGAGGAAGGAGAGATGCTTTGAGAAGAAG GTGCGCTATGAAAGCAGGAGGAAGCTGGCTGAGCAGCGTCCTCGTGTGAAAGGGCAGTTTGTGCGACAAGTACCTGATGATGCTCAACCAGGAAGCTGA